A genomic segment from Truepera sp. encodes:
- the trpD gene encoding anthranilate phosphoribosyltransferase, translating to MIEFEIGKLLNRIFEGQTLDRADAREVLGRLMDGQLSQVQAAALLAALRMRGETVDEITGFAEAMRQRAIKVPVHEGGPLVDTCGTGGTGVDTINISTTAMFVAAAGGARLAKHGNVGVTRKSGSANVLEALGVDLDASPERLAESIDVHGLAFIYARRFHPAMGFVAPIRADLQARTIFNNLGPLTNPAGADRQLMGVYDPRLTETLAAVLRGLGVKRALVVHGDVIDDFTVTGPSKVTELHEDGSLTTYIVTPEEVGLRRHPLAELAGSDPVTNAQHLRAVLANEGGEAKRDVTVFNAGAALYLAGLADSLAGGVEAAEAALDSGAAARKLQEYLAFSAEGRAAEQA from the coding sequence ATGATCGAGTTCGAGATCGGCAAACTGCTCAACCGGATCTTCGAAGGTCAGACCCTGGACCGCGCCGATGCGCGCGAGGTCCTGGGCCGCTTGATGGACGGTCAACTCTCACAGGTGCAGGCGGCAGCGCTGCTGGCAGCGCTGCGCATGCGGGGCGAGACGGTAGACGAGATCACCGGCTTCGCCGAGGCCATGAGGCAGCGGGCCATCAAGGTGCCGGTGCATGAGGGCGGACCGCTCGTAGACACGTGCGGCACCGGTGGAACAGGGGTCGACACCATCAACATCAGCACGACCGCCATGTTCGTGGCCGCGGCCGGCGGCGCGCGCCTGGCCAAGCACGGCAACGTGGGCGTCACCCGCAAGTCGGGTTCAGCCAACGTACTGGAGGCCCTGGGCGTCGACCTGGACGCCAGCCCCGAGCGCCTGGCGGAGTCGATCGACGTGCACGGCCTGGCCTTCATCTACGCTCGGCGTTTCCACCCTGCCATGGGCTTCGTGGCCCCCATCCGCGCCGACCTGCAGGCGCGCACCATCTTCAACAACTTGGGTCCCTTGACCAACCCCGCGGGGGCCGACAGGCAGCTGATGGGGGTGTACGACCCGCGCCTCACCGAGACGCTGGCCGCCGTGCTTCGCGGCCTTGGCGTCAAGCGGGCCCTGGTGGTGCACGGCGACGTCATCGACGACTTCACCGTTACCGGCCCGAGCAAGGTGACCGAGCTCCACGAGGACGGTAGCCTCACGACCTACATCGTTACGCCCGAAGAGGTGGGCCTGAGGCGCCACCCACTCGCCGAACTCGCGGGCAGCGACCCCGTCACCAACGCCCAACACCTGCGCGCCGTGCTGGCCAACGAGGGCGGCGAGGCCAAGCGAGACGTCACGGTCTTCAACGCGGGCGCCGCGCTCTACCTCGCAGGGCTGGCCGACAGCCTGGCGGGCGGCGTGGAGGCCGCGGAAGCCGCTCTGGACAGCGGAGCCGCAGCGCGCAAGCTGCAGGAGTACCTCGCGTTCTCGGCCGAAGGGCGCGCGGCCGAACAAGCTTGA
- a CDS encoding glycosyltransferase yields the protein MKRGEPAISVIVPTHDRRTLLERKLRALEGEEAPFEVVVVADACTDDTERFLARYQPGYPLSWATAPGRHAAYARNQGARMARGDVLLFSDDDMISRPGWLAKNLALHEVPGRVGISRQVLPPHLKRGATLSHVAGWWNAVGGSLSLHADLFHDVGGYDDAFSEYGGEDADLGYRLKLAGARFKFLPDAVVEHWDHGYEEGLAAKARSAGAANVRVWRKHGAPEVAWALGVHPVLLGAKRILFSPPLRPIWGEERYRYEVAYAEGAREALVEGTAPER from the coding sequence GTGAAGCGGGGGGAGCCGGCGATCTCGGTCATCGTGCCCACGCACGATCGGCGCACGCTCCTCGAGCGCAAACTGCGCGCGCTGGAAGGCGAGGAGGCGCCCTTCGAGGTGGTCGTGGTGGCCGACGCTTGCACCGACGACACCGAGCGCTTCCTCGCGCGTTACCAGCCCGGTTACCCGCTGTCCTGGGCCACGGCGCCCGGCCGGCACGCGGCATACGCGCGTAACCAGGGGGCCCGCATGGCTCGGGGCGATGTCCTGCTCTTCAGCGACGACGACATGATCTCGCGCCCCGGCTGGTTGGCCAAGAACCTGGCCCTGCACGAGGTACCGGGCCGCGTGGGGATCAGCCGCCAAGTACTGCCACCACACCTGAAGCGAGGCGCCACGCTGAGCCACGTGGCCGGCTGGTGGAACGCCGTGGGCGGCTCCTTGAGCCTGCACGCCGACCTGTTCCACGACGTGGGCGGCTACGATGACGCCTTCTCCGAGTACGGCGGCGAGGACGCCGACCTCGGTTACAGGCTGAAGCTCGCAGGCGCCAGGTTCAAGTTCCTGCCCGACGCGGTCGTGGAGCACTGGGACCATGGTTACGAGGAGGGGCTGGCGGCCAAGGCACGCTCCGCCGGCGCGGCCAACGTGCGCGTGTGGCGCAAGCACGGCGCGCCCGAGGTGGCATGGGCCCTGGGCGTCCACCCGGTACTGCTCGGTGCAAAGCGGATCCTGTTCTCACCCCCGCTACGGCCCATTTGGGGCGAGGAGCGTTACCGTTACGAGGTCGCGTACGCGGAGGGGGCCCGCGAAGCTTTAGTGGAAGGAACGGCACCCGAACGATGA
- a CDS encoding aminodeoxychorismate/anthranilate synthase component II, translating to MTERALKLLVVDNYDSFTYNLVQYFGELGAEVVVWRNDAFDPGAVRTLNPDAVIVSPGPRTPGEAGVSVDLVRALGPTYPMLGVCLGHQVIGEAYGARVVRAERLVHGKTSPIEHDGTGAFEGLETPLTATRYHSLVVVDPPEELLVNAWTTEPGTGERVLMGVRHREHPVWGVQFHPESILTQSGHDILANFLRFARERKTE from the coding sequence GTGACGGAGCGTGCCCTCAAACTACTGGTGGTCGACAACTACGACTCGTTCACCTACAACCTGGTGCAGTACTTCGGCGAGCTCGGCGCCGAGGTGGTGGTGTGGCGCAACGACGCCTTCGACCCCGGAGCGGTGAGGACCCTGAACCCGGACGCCGTGATCGTCTCCCCCGGACCGCGCACCCCGGGGGAGGCGGGCGTGTCGGTGGACCTCGTGCGCGCCCTCGGCCCTACGTACCCGATGCTCGGGGTCTGCCTCGGACACCAGGTGATAGGTGAGGCGTACGGGGCTCGCGTGGTGCGCGCCGAGCGGCTCGTGCACGGTAAGACGTCGCCTATAGAGCACGACGGCACGGGGGCGTTCGAGGGGCTCGAAACCCCGCTCACGGCCACTCGTTATCACTCCCTGGTGGTCGTGGACCCGCCCGAGGAGTTGCTCGTGAACGCCTGGACCACCGAACCGGGCACCGGTGAGCGCGTGCTGATGGGCGTTCGGCACCGCGAACACCCCGTATGGGGTGTCCAGTTCCACCCGGAGAGCATCCTCACCCAGAGCGGTCACGACATCCTCGCGAACTTCCTCCGCTTCGCGCGGGAGAGGAAGACGGAGTAA
- the trpE gene encoding anthranilate synthase component I has protein sequence MHRSPHVTVAPGAAAPAIRPIYREVLADLETPLTAYLKIAGHPSFLLESVEQGERVARYSFIGTGQRKRIEGRGSTITLTTPAGAVTVETDDPLKVLWDEVVRETQPAPGLPVFWAGAVGYAGYDLVRQYERLPDANPDTIQAPDMLFVEPELVVVFDHLKRKLFIIAPAAVGDDADAARARALVDAAYDRLRGPLPGVPGDRAGRLTEFEASVDRERYMASVARAVEYIHAGDVFQVVPSLRLSAELGAHPFALYRALRTINPSPYLGYLDLGGVTLVASSPESLVRSDGSKVETLPIAGTRRRDPDPAEDERLAAELLADEKERAEHVMLVDLGRNDLGRVCVPGSVRVTDLMRVERYSHVMHIVSQVEGRLAEGRTPLDALSATLPMGTASGAPKVRAMEIIDELETLRRGPYAGAFGYLAADGAMDMALTLRTMVVKDGRVHLQAGAGVVADSDPATEWQECMNKLEALKRAVEMATAGLT, from the coding sequence ATGCACCGAAGTCCGCACGTCACCGTGGCCCCAGGCGCCGCGGCGCCGGCAATAAGACCCATATACCGCGAGGTCCTCGCAGATCTCGAGACGCCCCTCACCGCCTACCTGAAGATCGCCGGCCACCCGTCCTTCCTCCTCGAGAGCGTCGAGCAGGGCGAGCGGGTGGCGCGCTATTCCTTCATCGGCACTGGCCAACGCAAGCGTATCGAGGGGCGCGGCTCCACCATCACGCTCACCACACCCGCGGGCGCCGTCACGGTCGAGACCGACGACCCACTCAAGGTCTTGTGGGACGAGGTGGTGCGCGAGACGCAGCCCGCGCCGGGGCTCCCCGTTTTCTGGGCCGGCGCCGTGGGTTACGCCGGCTACGACCTGGTGCGCCAGTACGAACGGCTGCCCGACGCCAACCCGGACACGATCCAGGCGCCCGACATGCTCTTCGTGGAACCCGAACTGGTGGTCGTGTTCGACCACCTGAAGCGCAAGCTCTTCATCATCGCCCCCGCGGCCGTTGGCGACGACGCCGACGCCGCGCGGGCCCGCGCCCTCGTCGATGCTGCCTACGACCGACTGCGTGGACCCTTGCCGGGCGTTCCCGGCGACCGCGCCGGGCGCCTTACGGAGTTCGAGGCGAGCGTCGACCGCGAGCGCTACATGGCCTCCGTGGCCCGCGCCGTCGAGTACATCCATGCCGGCGACGTCTTCCAGGTAGTGCCCAGCCTGCGGCTCTCCGCCGAACTCGGCGCCCACCCCTTCGCCCTCTACCGGGCACTGCGGACCATCAACCCGAGCCCGTACCTCGGCTACCTGGACCTCGGCGGAGTGACGCTGGTGGCGAGTAGCCCCGAGAGCCTCGTGAGGTCCGACGGTTCCAAGGTCGAGACCCTGCCCATCGCCGGCACCAGGCGCCGCGATCCCGACCCCGCGGAGGACGAGAGGCTCGCCGCCGAGCTGTTGGCCGACGAGAAGGAACGAGCGGAGCACGTCATGCTAGTGGACCTCGGTCGCAACGACCTGGGCCGCGTGTGCGTGCCGGGCAGCGTACGCGTCACCGACCTGATGCGAGTGGAGCGCTACAGCCACGTCATGCACATCGTTTCGCAGGTGGAGGGCAGGCTGGCCGAGGGGCGGACGCCGCTAGACGCGCTCTCCGCCACACTGCCGATGGGCACGGCGTCTGGCGCGCCCAAAGTGCGCGCCATGGAGATCATCGACGAGCTGGAGACCCTGCGGCGCGGACCGTACGCCGGCGCGTTCGGTTACCTGGCGGCGGACGGCGCCATGGACATGGCACTCACGCTGCGGACGATGGTAGTCAAGGACGGCCGCGTCCACCTGCAGGCCGGCGCCGGCGTGGTCGCCGACTCCGACCCCGCCACCGAGTGGCAGGAGTGCATGAACAAGCTGGAGGCGCTCAAGCGCGCCGTCGAGATGGCCACCGCGGGGCTCACGTGA
- a CDS encoding enoyl-ACP reductase, with protein sequence MPIAARTQGAFMYSIDLTGKTGLVMGVANQRSLGWAIAQPLAQAGARLAFSYQAERLRPTLEKLTEDLEKPFLIECDVGDDAALDALFEAVEGEFGKLDYLVHALAFAPAETFSNPFVETSRQAWQTAMDVSAYSLVASAKRAAPLMREGGSIVTLTYLAAERVVPHYNMMGVAKAALEASVRYLAYDLGPKGVRVNAISAGALRTIAARSITGFTELYEQAGQMSMLHRNITHDEVGGVGLSLLVEQLGGGVTGETLYVDAGFNAIGLFVPPGRQ encoded by the coding sequence ATGCCCATCGCGGCCAGGACCCAAGGAGCCTTCATGTACAGCATCGACCTCACCGGCAAGACCGGTCTAGTCATGGGCGTGGCCAACCAACGCTCGCTCGGTTGGGCCATCGCGCAACCCCTCGCGCAGGCCGGCGCCCGGCTGGCCTTCAGCTACCAGGCCGAACGCCTGCGGCCTACGCTCGAGAAGCTCACCGAGGATCTCGAAAAACCGTTCCTGATCGAGTGTGACGTGGGTGATGACGCTGCGCTGGACGCTCTTTTCGAGGCGGTCGAGGGCGAGTTCGGCAAGCTCGACTACCTCGTCCACGCACTGGCGTTCGCGCCGGCCGAGACCTTCTCGAACCCCTTCGTCGAAACTTCTCGGCAGGCTTGGCAGACCGCCATGGACGTGAGCGCGTATTCGCTCGTTGCCTCGGCCAAGCGCGCCGCCCCGCTCATGCGCGAGGGCGGCAGCATTGTGACGCTCACTTACCTGGCGGCCGAGCGGGTGGTGCCCCACTACAACATGATGGGCGTGGCCAAGGCCGCCCTGGAGGCCAGCGTGCGTTACCTCGCCTACGACCTGGGTCCCAAGGGCGTGCGCGTGAACGCCATCAGCGCCGGAGCCCTGCGGACCATCGCGGCGCGCTCCATCACGGGCTTCACCGAACTCTACGAACAGGCCGGTCAGATGTCGATGCTCCACCGCAACATCACGCACGACGAGGTGGGCGGCGTCGGTCTCTCGCTGCTAGTCGAACAGCTCGGTGGCGGCGTAACGGGCGAAACCTTGTACGTCGATGCGGGCTTCAACGCCATCGGTCTATTCGTACCTCCGGGCCGGCAGTAA